The sequence TTCTTATTGCCACTGTTGATCCAAAAATTTCTTGGCTTCCTTGTCAGTCACATACTTCGTTTTGGCCTGAGCCGCCCCAGAGAGCATTGCTATCATCAAAGAGACTCCTAAAAAAATAGATATCTTCTTCATAATCGTTCCTTTCTTAAATGAGGGGATTAAGGGGAGTTCACCTTTATTACAAATCCACTTTTCGTCTCAAAATTCTCCCCGCACCTAAAACCAATATTGCTGATGGTGACGGAGATTAAGAGACCTTTCTTTTATACATTAATTTCTCATTTCGTAATTTAGCTCTTTACCACTGAGTGTTTTAAGTTGAGTGGACAAATTCAAGGCTAGTTTTTTATTCACCCCAAACAGCACTGCTTTTCCTGATTTTCCATCTTTATATTCAATACTAAACAAAGCACTTTTCTTTTTCCAAAGAAGTAATAACGCTCCTACAGGACCAAAAGCTACAACGCTTATTCCACTGGCAACCCAACGGCGCTCGGCTTTTTCTCCCATAGCGATATGTTTAATCGCAGATCCTTTAAACGATGTATTGAGGCTACCATATTTAAAATCATTGAAGCTAATTCCTAACATGCCTTCTCTGGAAAAATCGAGATTACACTTCTTAAACTTTCCTTCGGGGACCAAACATTTCGCTTCATAAAAAAATGCCTGGGCCGATGAACACATAAACAGCGATACAATAATTAGAGCAGAGATAATTTTTTTCATATTTTTTTCCTTTTTATAAAAATGATTTTAAATACTGGGCCTAGCTAATGCATTGGAGATGCCAAAAAAAAGTGGATGAAAAATATGAACTTTTATTTTGTGGAANNNNNNNNNNNNNNNNNNNNNNNNNNNNNNNNNNNNNNNNNNNNNNNNNNNNNNNNNNNNNNNNNNNNNNNNNNNNNNNNNNNNNNNNNNNNNNNNNNNNNNNNNNNNNNNNNNNNNNNNNNNNNNNNNNNNNNNNNNNNNNNNNNNNNNNNNNNNNNNNNNNNNNNNNNNNNNNNNNNNNNNNNNNNNNNNNNNNNNNNNNNNNNNNNNNNNNNNNNNNNNNNNNNNNNNNNNNNNNNNNNNNNNNNNNNNNNNNNTCACTGCTCCCCGCCACACAAGGCTTGGATGCCTTAGGAAAGACGGCGGACTTTATTACTCACCCCCAAGAAAAAGCCGAGGCCGCTTATCAGGAGAAGCCAAGCAGGATTATAAAGACCTGCAAAGGCTTTGGAACCAACCCAAAGAAGAAATTTCAAAAGGGACAGAAAAACTGGGCAACGCGGTTCAACACGAGTGGAACGAATTTACGAAACCTTTTGAAAGCAGCAATCCCAATGTGAGGGCCAAGGCTTGGGGTAAAACAAGTTTTGATGTTGGATCGATATTTGTTGGTGCGGGAGAGATGAAAGGAGTAGTGGCGGTTGAGAAAGAGACTTCTCTGCTGAGTAAGGCTGCAGGCCTTGAAGAAGCAGGGTTGAATATTTTAGCTCAAACTGAAAAGAAGATTATCCCCGAGGCAGCAGAGCTCATGGCTCAGGGAGCAAATGGGTTTGAAAAAGAAACTTTGCTTTCAAAAATAAATTCTGAGAATGCGCCCGTTGCACTTTACAAAAAATTACCCGCGGGTTTTTCCTCTCAGAATGAACTGAAAGAATTTGCAAATATTTTCAAAGAAGGATTAGCTCAATCTGCTGATCCTGATGCTCTTGGAATTCTTAGAGGCAGCGCGGTGACTGGCATTAAACATGATTCTGGATTGCCTTTTGATGTGGGGAAGAAAAGTGATTTTGATTTGGCGGTGGTGAGTCCGAAGTTGGTAAAAAGGGTTGAAGAGATGGGCATGCCCTTACGAGGTGGAGGGACTAGGAGTGGGCCACTCGGAATTATAAAGCCAAAAGACAGAACTATTTTAAAACAATTACAATTGTTAGAGAGTGCTGAACAGTTGAAAATATTATCAAACAGAAAAATCTCAATAATGTTTTACGAAACTGAAACACAGCTAAGCCAACGAGGAAAATATATTAAGTTTTAGTTTTTGGAGAATATATTATGGAAAAATCATTAGTATTTGGAATAAAAAATTATGAACAAGATGATATTAAAAATATTTTAGAAAAAGTTTTATCTATAAAATTTAATGAACATTCTTCCGAGGAACAAGACTATTTATTTGCTGGAGATGACAATGCGGAAAATTTTGTAATTCACCATAACTATAATGATGAATACTGGGATTATCCAAATCATAAGGAGTGCAAAATAATATTAATTATAAACGTTACGTCTCGTTACGAATACCTTCAAAAACTCCTCACCGAAAAAATTCCTGAACTAGTTTTGTTGGAAGTGTTTGAAGAGTGATACCTCACCCTACCCTCTCCTACTTTAGGAGAGGGGACATACGGGGAACTAAATTTTTCACCCTCTCCTGAGGCAGGAGAGGGCCGGGGTGAGGTATCACTCGGGCATCACCCGCTTTTTATCACTATGAATCCTCTAACCACGCCCTACAATCATTCTCTCTTAAAAGAAAAAAGAAGAACTCTTCGAAAAGATCAAACCAAAGCAGAGACAATTCTTTGGCATCACCTACGGCATCGCCAATTGAATGGAATCCGCTTTAAACGCCAATACAGTGTCGAATTTTTCATAATAGATTTTTATGCACCTTCACTGCGATTGGGAATTGAACTAGATGGCGGACACCATGATAATCCAGAAATAAGAGCACAAGATCAATTCAGAACCACAGTATTGAACAATATAGACATTCAAATTTTAAGATTTTGGAATAGTGAAATTTATGAAAATTTGAAGGGCGTATTGGAGGAGATAGTCAGGGTGTGTCAGCCGTCTTCATACCTCACCCTGACCTCTCCTAGGGTAGGAGAGGGTTAGGGTGAGGTACGAATCTAAGCTTTCACCTTCCTCAAAATTCTCGCCCCACCCAACACTAAAATTGACGCAATCCAATATTCATACCTCACCCTGCCCTCTCCTACCTTAGGAGAGGGAGATAACGAGCACCCTCCACTGCTAGAAGCTGCTGCGGCAGGGGCTACTGTTACGCTTTGGTCGGTGGTCACGATTGAAGCTGGGTTACCGACCGCATTGTAAGTGCCATCGCTGGCGGCAAAGCGGTAGCTGTGGCTGCCTTCGGCTAGGGTGTGGGTGGCGTGGTAGATTTTGCCGTCGGTGTAAGTCGTGTCGGTGGAATCGGCTGCAGTCATGTCTATCGCTGTGCCATCGACGGTTACCGTGATTGAGCTTGGTGGCTCGTTATCGGCATCGGTGTAGGTGACTTGAAAGACGCCTGTTGTGGAATCTACCAAGGGGCTTGAGAGTGTGGGTTCTTTGTTGCCCAGTAATGTTACAATTTTATTGCTACCAGTGACGGAGATGAGGAGGTCGGCGTGGCCATCGTGATTGAAGTCGTCGGTGACGATTTTGAAGGGGTTAGTACCCAGGTTTTGTGTGAAGATGGGAGTGGTGACAAAAGTGCCATCCCCGTTACCTGCGTAAACTTGCAGCACACCTTGGTTTACAGCCCCATCTGCGTTGCAGATTACTGCAACATCATTTTTAGAGTCGGCATTGAAATCGGCAATCACTAAATTATAGGGGCCATTGCAGACAGAGAGTGTTGTTGCTGTAAAGGCCGTACCAGTACCGTCGTTGAGGAGAATACTCAGGGTGTCATCATCGTGGTTCGCTACAATTAAATCTTGGGAAGTATTGTTATCTAACAAGCCGGCCTGAATACCTTGGGGGTTGTGGCCGACATCTAGGATGGCGATTTTGGGATAGGGGGGAATTGAATCACCAGCCCTACCGGAATAGATAAAAACTTTGTTTGTAGCAGTAGTCACAGCTACATCAGAATAGGCATCGGCATTAAAGTTTGAGACAGTTAATTTATTTAGAGTAACTACAGTCCCTTCTTCGTCTCTAAATGATGGAAAAGCACCAGCACCATTGCCTTGGAAAAAGACAAGGAGATTATCTTCAATAGAAATAATATCCAAATTACTATCATTATTAACATCTGCATCAAAGATATCATTATTATGACTAGTACTCACATTAGTAGAATTAAAATGCACTTTGCCATTAGAGATATTCTGATAAGTCAATAAATCTGCATCAGTTAAATTTGAATAATAATAAATATCTAAATGGCTATCTTTATTAAAATCTCCTGCAATTAAGTCATAGGGCGAAACAATAGTAGAGGTGTTTGGGTCTGCAATTAAAGTATAGGCTCCATTTGCCCCCAAACTCATTTGAGAAATCACATTTTGAGTAGGAAATACAACAAAGGCATCCAAGCTTGTTGAGCCTGTGAAATTCCCAACCAAAACTCCTTGAGGAGCATGATCAAAAGCAGTATCGCTATAACGAGTAAAATAGTTTGGTGCAGCAAAAGCATTCGAGGCTGTAAAAACTAACAAAAGAATTATTCTTTTCATCCCAGAAATCTCCTTATTTTAAGGGCTTGTAAAATTAATCATTGTTTCTGCTTTATTGTACAAATCATTCGCAGTGCACTCAAAACGGTAGCTTCGAATGTCAGCAGAAGCAACAGAAACAGGGTAGTTAACAGGAAAACTAGTCCCAGAAACAAAAGAGGAACCACAAGCTGCACCCTCAATCCTACACCAACTCCCCGTCACCGTTTGTCCAGTTTCAGGACTTACCGGACAATCGCCCTGCAAAGTCACAGTTGCTGTTGGCGTACAACCCGTTGTTCCAGGTCTGCAAGAAAGTCTTCCATCACCGATGGTTTCTATCGTTGCCTCCGGCCTCACATGCACACTAAAGGGCATTGTCGGATAAGATACTGATGTATTATTGGTCTCACTACTCTCCACAAGACTATTCTCCGTATCCACCCTTACCTTTGCCGTAAAATCATTTCCAAAATCAGTGGCCGCAAAAGGAATGTCTGCTGTACCGATCGTAGATGCACCGGCTGCAATGCTCGCGATGTCTTGGGGGGCAGAGCTATAGAGTAAATCTGTTCCCTTGTATACATCCACAATCGCCTTACTAGCTGCGGCTATTGCAGTGCCGTTATTTGTCACTGTAAAGTTTACGGCGATGCTGCTCCCCGCTACTCCAAAGGCACATCGCGTTGTATAAGTAGTGCTTGTACCACTCGTCACAGGTGCTCCACAAGATTGCGGATAGGTAATCGAAGTTACCGCTCCACTCAAATCCACATGAGTCACCGCAAATGTAAGCGTCGTAAATACAGAAGTATTGCTGGCCACGCTGCTATCCAGCTCGGTTAGAGCTTGATTGTCATTCACCTGTACTGCAAATTGATAAGTGCTGTCCATCACTTCTATCGGCAATTGAAAATCAATTTGCTCATCGCTGGTCACCAAGGTTGACGTTGGATTTCCAGCGAGCGCATGGGTGCTTAATGCGATAATCGTAGTGAGGGGTCTCGATGTGGCTGGGATGAGGGCTGTATTTTTTATCCAGAGCACCGCTTCTACCCCTACCGGCACATTGGCAGATGAAGTGCTTTTGAGCCTGTATTTTAATCGATAATGTTTCCCCGTCACCAAGGGGTCTGCAGCTGTCAGGGCTCTTTCTGTGGTTTCTGAAAGAATTTCATACAGTAGGGCCACCATCGGCCTGAAGCTCGATGTGCTTCACATTAAACAGCTCTGTGCTTGTTCTTTGATTATTTGTTGAAGTCAATTCCTCCCCCTCCACACGAGTTGAATTGAGCACCACTTTAATTGCATAAGGCAAAGATTCGTCAAGTGCTGTTGTTCCATTTAGTGCTGGAATTTTTACCCTTACAGATTCAGACACTGGATCATTTGTTCTAAAATCAAAGCTGGGGCTTGCAATGGGAATTCCACTTCCATCCAATACGCTCAAGGCAATATCCGCAGCACCTGCTCGAGTCAAAACGATTTGATAAGGCACGCTTAAAGCTTCCTCGGTTCCACTTTTTGTGGCCTGAAAATGAACTTCATAACTTTGATTCTTCAAAATCTCCGCCCCGCTTGTCAGGGCAGTCTCGGAAGCTGCGGGATATAAACTCACCGTTCCCTCCACCACTTCCAAATCATAATGACGTACTTTAAATGCTGCGCTACTACTATTGTTTGCAGGCGTTGGATCGTCATCGCCTCGCTCTACACTGGCAATCACTTTGAGTTGATATTCCTGATTAGGATTCAGGCAGGCACCCGGGCAGCCAGAAGGAATGTGGAGGGTATCTGTGCTGC is a genomic window of Deltaproteobacteria bacterium containing:
- a CDS encoding endonuclease domain-containing protein, whose protein sequence is MNPLTTPYNHSLLKEKRRTLRKDQTKAETILWHHLRHRQLNGIRFKRQYSVEFFIIDFYAPSLRLGIELDGGHHDNPEIRAQDQFRTTVLNNIDIQILRFWNSEIYENLKGVLEEIVRVCQPSSYLTLTSPRVGEG
- a CDS encoding VCBS repeat-containing protein, translating into MKRIILLLVFTASNAFAAPNYFTRYSDTAFDHAPQGVLVGNFTGSTSLDAFVVFPTQNVISQMSLGANGAYTLIADPNTSTIVSPYDLIAGDFNKDSHLDIYYYSNLTDADLLTYQNISNGKVHFNSTNVSTSHNNDIFDADVNNDSNLDIISIEDNLLVFFQGNGAGAFPSFRDEEGTVVTLNKLTVSNFNADAYSDVAVTTATNKVFIYSGRAGDSIPPYPKIAILDVGHNPQGIQAGLLDNNTSQDLIVANHDDDTLSILLNDGTGTAFTATTLSVCNGPYNLVIADFNADSKNDVAVICNADGAVNQGVLQVYAGNGDGTFVTTPIFTQNLGTNPFKIVTDDFNHDGHADLLISVTGSNKIVTLLGNKEPTLSSPLVDSTTGVFQVTYTDADNEPPSSITVTVDGTAIDMTAADSTDTTYTDGKIYHATHTLAEGSHSYRFAASDGTYNAVGNPASIVTTDQSVTVAPAAAASSSGGCSLSPSPKVGEGRVRYEYWIASILVLGGARILRKVKA